The following proteins are encoded in a genomic region of Asterias amurensis chromosome 5, ASM3211899v1:
- the LOC139937698 gene encoding cholinesterase-like — protein sequence MYSIAVSAGIWLGVLAALVASQPQATVEQGDLFGTTVTFQEDEFINITKNIDVFKGIPFAEPPVGALRFRAPVEKSSWGSEVYNATYFRYACIQGSGGQNTIYTNEDCLYLNIYAPSSRRLEGVPVMVWIHGGAFTLGSGSQPGYDGMPLVAVGDVIVVTLNYRLDILGFLTTDDEASTGNAGLKDQQMAMKWIKNNIAAFGGDSERITIFGESAGSASVSFHILSKMSEGLFSQAIMQSGTAFSLGAFTEKEDEMRSQAFQVGAKLGCSASESAALVDCLREQDALALVAASIETAFRTSAVNDGEFLSDTPANLYSTGQYNHVEILLGSNAEEGTSFLLGDPKFAEYFTSEVAPVLSKDDFELYTSQNLVYAFGSTDAPFIADSVRMQYVDWSQADNETADYFNSFVEFAGDFAFVCPTDNVARIHAQAGDTVFLYQMTQVPTVSIYNVGGVQPGWLGATHAEDLPFVFGIVFDPEFALVLSPFVPNPEKALSVKFMEYWTNFAKTGNPVTEDDIWPQFTIPELVYKELNVDMATGRALKSNQCHFWNTYLVQLRTMLANMDDIEREWKASYSAWKYTDMADWREQFNQYKALTGN from the exons ATGTACTCCATCGCTGTGTCAGCCGGTATTTGGCTGGGAGTTTTGGCAGCCCTAGTAGCTTCCCAACCACAGGCCACGGTAGAGCAAGGTGACCTCTTTGGTACCACCGTGACTTTCCAGGAAGATGAGTTCATCAATATCACCAAGAACATCGATGTCTTCAAGGGGATACCGTTTGCAGAGCCACCCGTTGGAGCGCTGCGATTCAGGGCACCGGTAGAGAAGAGTAGTTGGGGAAGCGAGGTTTACAACGCCACGTACTTTAGATATGCTTGCATACAAGGCAGCGGTGGTCAAAACACAATATATACGAATGAAGACTGCCTGTACCTGAATATCTACGCACCTAGTTCTAGACGT CTGGAGGGCGTTCCTGTAATGGTCTGGATACACGGCGGAGCTTTCACTCTCGGTAGTGGAAGTCAACCAGGCTATGACGGAATGCCATTGGTTGCGGTCGGTGACGTCATCGTGGTCACGCTTAACTATCGCCTCGACATCTTGGGTTTTTTAACAACAG ACGACGAAGCTTCTACAGGCAATGCAGGTCTCAAAGATCAGCAAATGGCCATGAAATGGATCAAGAACAACATTGCAG CTTTTGGTGGTGACAGTGAACGCATCACCATCTTCGGTGAGAGTGCTGGAAGTGCCAGCGTCAGTTTCCACATCCTCTCCAAGATGTCAGAAGGCTTGTTCAGCCAGGCAATTATGCAG AGCGGAACTGCCTTTTCTTTGGGGGCCTTTACGGAGAAAGAGGACGAGATGAGGAGCCAGGCCTTCCAGGTTGGGGCGAAACTCGGTTGTAGTGCTTCGGAGAGCGCCGCTCTTGTGGACTGCTTGAGGGAACAGGACGCCTTGGCTCTTGTGGCGGCTTCAATTGAG ACAGCCTTCCGAACCAGTGCCGTTAACGACGGAGAATTCCTCTCTGACACACCGGCCAATCTCTACTCCACCGGGCAGTACAACCACGTCGAGATCCTCCTGGGGTCAAATGCTGAGGAGGGGACATCGTTCCTTCTTGGCGATCCGAAATTTGCGGAGTATTTCACGTCGGAGGTGGCGCCTGTTCTGAGCAAAGATGATTTCGAATTGTATACGAGCCAAAACCTCGTATACGCTTTTG GTTCAACAGACGCGCCGTTTATTGCGGATTCAGTCAGAATGCAGTACGTTGACTGGTCTCAGGCCGACAACGAGACTGCCGATTACTTCAACTCCTTTGTAGAATTTGCCGGTGACTTTGCATTCGTGTGCCCAACTGACAATGTTGCTCGCATTCACGCCCAAGCGGGCGATACTGTGTTTCTGTATCAGATGACGCAAGTCCCTACCGTGTCTATTTATAACGTGGGTGGTGTGCAGCCGGGATGGTTAGGAGCAACTCACGCCGAGGATTTACCGTTCGTTTTCGGCATTGTGTTCGACCCTGAGTTTGCTCTAGTTCTGTCTCCCTTTGTGCCTAATCCAGAGAAGGCACTTTCTGTTAAATTTATGGAATACTGGACCAACTTTGCCAAGACTGG AAATCCTGTTACAGAAGACGATATTTGGCCCCAATTTACCATCCCAGAGTTGGTATACAAGGAGCTCAACGTTGACATGGCAACAGGACGCGCCCTCAAGAGTAACCAGTGTCATTTCTGGAACACTTATCTGGTGCAGCTGCGGACCATGCTGG CCAACATGGATGATATAGAACGGGAGTGGAAAGCGTCATACAGCGCCTGGAAGTACACAGACATGGCCGACTGGAGAGAGCAGTTCAACCAGTATAAAGCACTAACTGGCAATTGA